In Cryptomeria japonica unplaced genomic scaffold, Sugi_1.0 HiC_scaffold_626, whole genome shotgun sequence, a single genomic region encodes these proteins:
- the LOC131872505 gene encoding WUSCHEL-related homeobox 1-like produces the protein MDRGKSAVPSVILPLSVEESTRQRELLQYSSVVESRKWNPSLEQKQILESVWASGTRKPPCEAHIDEITSHLQRYGKAEAKNVYYWFRNEGTREKRRKQQSEAINSDCSAQSNQLGNRVNVEGEEEEEVQRTLELFPLHPDRGGFVLQNFGLSMVIALYCFA, from the exons ATGGATCGGGGAAAGTCTGCAG TGCCCAGCGTAATTCTTCCATTGAGTGTAGAGGAGAGTACAAGGCAAAGGGAGCTACTTCAATATTCAAGTGTGGTGGAAAGCAGGAAATGGAATCCAAGCTTGGAGCAAAAGCAGATATTAGAGTCTGTGTGGgcttctggaacaagaaaaccacCGTGTGAAGCCCATATAGATGAAATTACCTCTCATCTACAGCGTTATGGGAAAGCGGAAGCCAAAAATGTATATTATTGGTTTCGCAATGAAGGTACTCGAGAGAAACGCAGAAAACAACAATCAGAAGCCATAA ATTCTGATTGCTCTGCACAATCAAACCAGTTGGGAAACAGGGTTAATGTAGAG ggagaagaagaagaagaagtgcagAGAACTTTGGAACTTTTTCCTCTGCATCCTGATAGAGGCG GTTTTGTTCTACAAAATTTCGGACTTAGTATGGTGATTGCTTTGTATTGCTTTGCATAA